The Desulfuromonas acetoxidans DSM 684 region GGTCAACGAGGTGGACAGCGGCCTGATCATGATCAATCTGACCATGGCGCAGAAACTGCTCGGTCGACCCGGCCACATCCACGAGCTGGCTCTGCTCGTTGAGCAGGACGACACCATCAACGACACAGTGGCAACACTAACCGAGCAACTGCGCGATCAGCCGCAATTGGAAGTTGTCCCCTGGCAGGTGGCCATGCCCAATCTGGCCGACGCCATCCGTCTCGACTATGCCAGCCAGAATGTGATTCTGGTGATCATGATGGTGATCGTCACCATCGGCATCGTCAACACGCTGTTGATGTCGGTCATGGAACGAATTCACGAATTTGGCATCATGCTGGCGGTAGGTGCCGGACGCGGACGGCTGGTACAGTTGGTGGCCTGCGAAGCCTCGTTGCTCGGCATCCTGTCCGCCATCATCGGCACCTGTTGCGGCAGTCTGTTGACCTGGTATCTGGTTATCGTCGGCATTGATTTACGTGACTTCATGTCGGAAGACATGGAATTTGGCGGCGTGGTGTTCGATCCGATCATGCGCGCGGCCTGGGACCCTTTATGGATGACGCAAACCGCCCTGTATATTATCCTATTATGCCTGATCGCGGCACTGTATCCAGCGTGGAAGGCCACGCGGCTGACAGTAGTAGATGCGATCCGGCATCACTAGAGACAAGTGAACTGATGGAGAGAAAATCACTGCTCGGGCAATTACCCAAGCCCTCCCGTACTGCAGCGCCGAACGCAAGGAGCTGGAGCCCGCGTCATGTGGGCACCACCTACGCGAACAGAGGAGATTCGCCAGAGCCGTTGGTTCAACACAATGAACCATAGAAGAGCCAGACCAAAGATCAAGATCGCCGGGTTTCGCCCCGGCAGGCGACATCCTTTTGGCAAGCCGCCCAAAAGGATGCAAAAGCCAGCTAGGGCTTCACAGTGATTTCTTGACTTAGATAAAATGAGTCGTCTTCCGCCATGCTTCACGAATTCGGCTCGTCGCCCTTTAGGTCAACGAATCGTGCGCCTCATCAGCGATGGCATTGACGGTGATAACAGTCGTGATCTTGATTAACCAAGTTGTGCTGGCACCACGACAAAGAGGGAGTGGGCTTTGCCCACCCCACGGGCAGTAAAGCTGAACAGCCTGCGATTAACAAGATAATACCTACAAACAGCGGACGGGAGAAATACCATGGCCCTGATCGAACTAAGCCAACTGTGCAAAACCTACCAAAGCGGTGAGCAACAGATCAAAGCCGTCGACCATGTCGATCTGACCATCGAAGCCGGCGAGTTCTGCGTGCTGGCCGGACCCTCCGGCAGCGGCAAGACCACCCTGCTCAATCTGATCGGTTGCCTCGATGAACCCACCTCCGGCACCATCTGCCTTGACGGTGAGGAAACCAGCTCACGCTCGGTTCGCGAACTGGCCGATTTCCGTCTACACAACATCGGCTTTATCTTCCAGGCCTACAACCTGATCCCGGTGCTCACCGCTGAAGAAAACGCCGCCTTTGCCCTGATGCTGCTCAAGATTCCGGTCGAACAACGCCGCCAACGCGTTCACGAACTGTTCGCCACCCTGGGACTTGAGGGACTTGAAAAGCGTAAACCGTCTGACCTGTCCGGTGGCCAGCAACAACGGGTGGCCGTCGCCCGAGCCATGGCCAGCTCTCCTGCCGTCATTCTCGCTGACGAACCGACAGCCAATCTGGATTCAGCCACGAGTGAGCATCTGCTGGAAATGATGCACCAACTCAATCAGGAACAGGGAACCACGTTTGTGTTCAGCTCCCACGATCCTCTTGTTATCAATAAAGCAGATCGGGTCATTGAGCTCCACGACGGCCAATTACGCAATGACACCCGAAGGATGGCCTGATGCGTCTTTGCGTCCTGATTACCATTTTATTAGGTCTCATGCCGCTATCACCTGCCGAAGCGATTCAAGGCCATACCCGTCTGATAAGCACCTGGCAGGACACCACCCTCTTTTACCCCAGCCAATGGAGTAGCGCGGCAGAACTGCGCGTTCACGACAAACGGTCCCTGACATCATCGTCATCATTTGAATGGGGGGCAACAGCAACAAGCTGGTATCGTCAACATCCATCAGCCTGGCAAACAGTTCGCCCCAATCAACGTATCGACCTGACGAAAGTCACCGGTGAAAACGATCATTCCACCAGCCGAGGCGAAATTGACCGTTTGGCGATCCACGCCACCATCGACCGCCATCAACTCACCGTGGGCCGTCAGGCCATTGGTTTTGGTCGCATTGTTCTCTATTCTCCGCTCGATATTATCGCCCCGTTCGCTCCTGATGCTCTGATCACCGACGTACGCCCCGGCATTGACGCCCTACGCTGGAATATCAACCTCTCGGCGGCCAGTCAGCTACAGGCCATTCACATCTGGGGACAGGACAATGCCGACAACAGCACCTTGGTCGCCTTTGAAGCCCTGCTTGACTGGGGAGATCTGCTTCTTCTCGGTGGCGAGCTGGCCGGACGACCAATGATGGGGGCAGGTATTGCCGGGCAGTGGTCTGGCATTGGCCTTAAACTGGAAGCCACCACCTATGGCCGCAAGCCACATCGAGATGGTGATGACCCTCACGATGAATTTACCATCGCCGCTGTTGAATGCGATGCCCGCCTGTTTGACGATGTTTACCTGACCGTCGATTATCTGTTTAACGGCTGTGGCAGTGATAAGCCTGAAGATGCCACTGCGATTCTCGCCAGTGCATTTTATCAGGAACAGCGCGCCTACCTGAGTGGTCGCCATTATCTGATCAGCGCCTTGTCCGCCGAACTTCATCCTTTAGTCACCGCTGAACTGTTTGGCCTGCTCAACCTTGAGGATCACTCCGTCATGATCCGTCCGGGACTGAACGTGTCGCTGTCTGACAATTTGAGTCTGGACATGCATTATGCCTGGCTTGCAGGCCATCGCGGTAGCGTGTCACAGCCCGCGAGTGAGTTTGGCGATCAGGGTGATCAGGCCTCCGTATTTTTGAGCTATTATTTCTAAGATCAACAACGCCATCAACCGACAATGCCCCTACTGCAATGGCCAACGGCTCCAGTGGATTGAACATTCAATTCCGCTATAAAAAGGCTCGTCAATGCCTCCCGTCACATGATATAGTTTAGCCAGATTAAAACAGGGTCGGCTCTTGTTCTGCGCGCACGACACAGAACAACCTTGCCCCCGCCCCCCTAGACCCGAAATGACACGGATACCGAATCATGCTTAAATCCATTCTGATCGTCGATGATTCCCCTGTTGCCCGCATGATCATGAAGAAATGCCTTCCGGCGGATCATGGTTTAACCATCTACGAAGCGGCCAATGGTCAGGAGGGAATCTCCCAATATGAAGCGCATAAACCGGATGTAACGTTTATGGATCTCACCATGCCCGTTATGGACGGATTTCAGGCGCTTGCGGAGATCAAGCAGAAATATCCACAGGCTGTGGTCATTGTTGCGACAGCGGACATTCAGGAAAAAGTACTGAGTCGGGTCGCGACTCTGGGGGCGCTTCATACGATCAAAAAGCCCCCCTCTAAGTCGGCGCTGCAAGAGGCGCTGGATCTTGCCGAATCCGCTCTGCCATCGTAAAGGAGAATCCGCATGACTACGGAAAACCTCGATGACATTTTTGCGCAGGATGAAAAAGATATTCTTCAGGAAGTCATGAATATCGCCTTTGGTCAGGCTTCAGCTGAGCTGGCCGAAGTCATTGATATCTTTGT contains the following coding sequences:
- a CDS encoding ABC transporter permease; amino-acid sequence: MDALLFAWRNLWHNRRRTLITLAAVSLTLMLTQAMHNLAIGSYQQMIYSGVRSGSGHLTVYHTQYRQDRSESLSFARQPVEQMVHDTIPALQSAPRIYLSALAQSSYDSRAVALTGIDMATESTFNPYLKKLPADEYLRTDERRDALVGEKLCRELKLRPGQKLVVTLQNAEGEMVSELLRIRGVLHTGVNEVDSGLIMINLTMAQKLLGRPGHIHELALLVEQDDTINDTVATLTEQLRDQPQLEVVPWQVAMPNLADAIRLDYASQNVILVIMMVIVTIGIVNTLLMSVMERIHEFGIMLAVGAGRGRLVQLVACEASLLGILSAIIGTCCGSLLTWYLVIVGIDLRDFMSEDMEFGGVVFDPIMRAAWDPLWMTQTALYIILLCLIAALYPAWKATRLTVVDAIRHH
- a CDS encoding response regulator, which encodes MLKSILIVDDSPVARMIMKKCLPADHGLTIYEAANGQEGISQYEAHKPDVTFMDLTMPVMDGFQALAEIKQKYPQAVVIVATADIQEKVLSRVATLGALHTIKKPPSKSALQEALDLAESALPS
- a CDS encoding ABC transporter ATP-binding protein, whose product is MALIELSQLCKTYQSGEQQIKAVDHVDLTIEAGEFCVLAGPSGSGKTTLLNLIGCLDEPTSGTICLDGEETSSRSVRELADFRLHNIGFIFQAYNLIPVLTAEENAAFALMLLKIPVEQRRQRVHELFATLGLEGLEKRKPSDLSGGQQQRVAVARAMASSPAVILADEPTANLDSATSEHLLEMMHQLNQEQGTTFVFSSHDPLVINKADRVIELHDGQLRNDTRRMA